In Spirochaetaceae bacterium, a single window of DNA contains:
- a CDS encoding uracil-DNA glycosylase produces MTIKNLEDFTENKIEAGWLPFFEDELSKPYFTLLFNKVKEAYNNSRCYPAKTDIFKAFNLTPYQQVKGLLLGQDPYHTGVATGLAFSVDNGVPPPSLKNVYDELKLEGYTVERTGNLEGWAQQGLLMLNSVLTVQAGKAASHSGLGWQQFSDNLISYLNQNNDNIFYFLWGNYAKAKAALVTNPSHSIFTATHPSPLAGTSFLRNGCFNKANQFLTKIGKEPLDWSATAKMDKPVKIEAAASAKITKEKNYKDGFLF; encoded by the coding sequence ATGACTATTAAAAACCTAGAAGACTTTACAGAAAATAAAATTGAGGCCGGCTGGCTGCCCTTTTTTGAAGACGAACTTAGTAAACCCTACTTTACCTTACTTTTTAATAAAGTAAAAGAGGCTTATAACAACAGCCGGTGCTACCCTGCTAAAACCGATATTTTTAAAGCCTTTAATTTAACCCCTTACCAGCAAGTAAAAGGTTTGTTATTGGGGCAAGACCCTTACCACACCGGTGTAGCTACCGGCCTTGCCTTTAGCGTCGATAACGGCGTGCCGCCACCTTCGCTTAAAAATGTTTACGATGAACTTAAGCTGGAAGGTTATACCGTAGAACGAACCGGTAACCTTGAAGGCTGGGCTCAGCAGGGCCTGCTTATGCTTAACAGCGTATTAACGGTACAGGCCGGTAAAGCCGCCAGCCATAGCGGCTTGGGTTGGCAACAATTTAGCGATAATTTAATTAGCTACCTTAACCAAAACAACGATAATATTTTTTATTTTTTATGGGGCAACTACGCTAAGGCTAAAGCGGCTTTAGTTACCAACCCTAGCCATAGTATCTTTACGGCAACACACCCATCTCCGTTAGCCGGTACTAGTTTTTTACGCAACGGCTGCTTTAACAAAGCTAACCAATTTTTAACTAAAATAGGTAAAGAACCGCTTGATTGGAGCGCCACAGCTAAAATGGATAAGCCCGTTAAAATTGAGGCCGCCGCCTCCGCTAAGATAACCAAAGAAAAAAACTATAAAGATGGTTTCTTATTTTAG
- the murI gene encoding glutamate racemase, whose translation MVNNAPIVVFDSGLGGISYLNYLQSFYNEKFIYVADSAGFPYGTKSPQQLTELLLNLIDLLKTFKPKAIVIACNTATLTAKEQIAQQLAIPVIGTRPPLAVALRQSINKQIGLLATQATINNPVLLNDITTFKQASFSLLAAPQLVEFVENKLWQATKQERLAAAADYAQHFLTKNIDSLILGCTHFLFLKEEFEQLLPDIKLIDSLNEVKEELARQLKLPMTGPSTKLAGLYTTNNQDSAKIHSFCRYAGLEYKGKLTAG comes from the coding sequence ATGGTCAATAATGCCCCTATTGTGGTTTTCGATTCTGGCTTAGGTGGTATAAGCTATCTTAATTACTTACAAAGCTTTTATAACGAAAAATTTATTTATGTGGCCGATAGCGCCGGCTTTCCTTATGGTACTAAAAGTCCGCAGCAACTTACCGAATTACTTTTAAATTTAATTGACCTGCTTAAAACCTTTAAACCCAAAGCCATAGTTATTGCCTGTAATACCGCTACCTTAACGGCTAAAGAACAAATTGCTCAGCAGCTAGCCATACCGGTTATCGGTACAAGACCACCCTTAGCGGTCGCTCTAAGACAAAGTATAAACAAACAAATTGGCCTGTTAGCTACGCAAGCTACCATTAACAACCCTGTACTATTAAACGATATAACCACTTTTAAACAAGCCAGCTTTAGCTTATTAGCGGCTCCGCAGCTGGTAGAATTTGTAGAAAACAAATTATGGCAAGCCACTAAGCAAGAACGCTTAGCCGCCGCTGCCGATTATGCCCAGCATTTTTTAACTAAAAATATCGATAGCCTTATACTGGGCTGCACTCATTTTTTATTTTTAAAAGAGGAATTTGAGCAGTTATTGCCCGATATTAAACTTATTGATAGCCTTAACGAAGTTAAGGAAGAACTGGCCCGCCAGCTTAAGCTGCCTATGACCGGCCCCAGCACAAAACTCGCCGGGCTTTATACCACTAATAACCAAGATAGTGCCAAAATACATAGCTTTTGCCGTTATGCCGGCCTTGAATATAAAGGAAAATTAACTGCCGGTTAA